A window of the Lactuca sativa cultivar Salinas chromosome 5, Lsat_Salinas_v11, whole genome shotgun sequence genome harbors these coding sequences:
- the LOC122198030 gene encoding uncharacterized protein LOC122198030 encodes MIITKSFMCRFYFSLSCTIDPKSTASKDPPYTFWCFQDSVVRLSVTLYIDLYSVVSLVESDRYQLGVHSISRVGFVGLSEAPRLKRMKWLAETNPGKMRQKTEGGLPC; translated from the exons ATGATAATCACCAAGAGTTTCATGTGtcgattttatttttctttatcatGCACAATAGATCCAAAAAGTACTGCTAGTAAGGATCCGCCATATACATTTTGGTGTTTCCAAGATTCTGTTGTTCGGCTGTCAGTCACATTATACATTGATCTGTATTCTGTTGTCAGCCTAGTAGAATCAGATCGGTATCAGTTAGGTGTTCATAGCATTTCAAGAGTTGGTTTTGTAGGTTTGTCCGAGGCCCcaaggttgaaaag GATGAAGTGGTTGGCTGAGACAAATCCTGGGAAGATGAGGCAAAAGACGGAAGGAGGGCTCCCCT GCTGA